One genomic segment of Stenotrophomonas sp. 704A1 includes these proteins:
- the kduD gene encoding 2-dehydro-3-deoxy-D-gluconate 5-dehydrogenase KduD produces the protein MANPFSLEGKVALVTGGNTGLGQGIAVALAAAGADVAVAGIAPPTDTIEKITALGRRCLAIEANLISIEPVARVVRETLEGLGGLDILVNNAGLIRRADAVDFSEQDWDDVMNVNIKSAFFISQAAGRHFIEQGRGKIINIASMLSFQGGIRVPSYTASKSGIAGITRLLANEWAGKGVNINAIAPGYMATDNTAALRADEARNQSILDRIPAGRWGTPDDLAGAAVFLASSASDYVNGAVLPVDGGWLAR, from the coding sequence ATGGCTAATCCCTTCAGCCTGGAAGGCAAGGTCGCTCTGGTCACCGGTGGCAATACCGGCCTGGGCCAGGGCATCGCCGTGGCACTGGCCGCCGCCGGCGCCGATGTCGCCGTGGCCGGCATCGCCCCGCCCACCGACACCATCGAGAAGATCACCGCGCTGGGCCGCCGCTGCCTGGCCATCGAAGCCAACCTGATCAGCATCGAGCCGGTCGCGCGCGTGGTCCGCGAAACCCTCGAAGGCCTGGGCGGGCTGGATATCCTGGTCAACAACGCCGGCCTGATCCGGCGCGCCGATGCGGTGGACTTCAGCGAGCAGGACTGGGACGACGTGATGAACGTCAACATCAAGTCCGCGTTCTTCATCTCGCAGGCCGCAGGCCGCCACTTCATCGAACAGGGCCGCGGCAAGATCATCAACATCGCCTCGATGCTGTCCTTCCAGGGCGGCATCCGGGTGCCGTCGTACACCGCCAGCAAGAGCGGCATTGCCGGCATCACCCGCCTGCTGGCCAACGAATGGGCCGGCAAGGGCGTGAACATCAACGCGATCGCACCGGGCTACATGGCGACCGACAACACTGCCGCGCTGCGCGCCGACGAAGCGCGCAACCAGTCGATCCTGGACCGCATCCCGGCCGGTCGCTGGGGCACGCCGGATGATCTGGCCGGTGCGGCGGTGTTCCTGGCGTCGTCCGCGTCGGACTACGTGAACGGCGCGGTGTTGCCGGTCGATGGTGGCTGGCTGGCGCGGTAA
- a CDS encoding GDSL-type esterase/lipase family protein, which translates to MRTLLLLLLLLTCTAVQAAPVRVFIAGDSTAAEYGSERAPQAGWGQALQSYLDPARFEVHNHAKGGRSTRSFIDEGRLEAIASEIRRGDVLLIQFGHNDAKFEDRTRYTDPDSDYPRLLMRFVQVARDKGATPVLVTPVARLLYDFGSLLDTHARYTRAMQQLAAREHVALIELNDRSTRWIRALGEQGARPYFLFVPEQNKADGTHFSVAGANAVACLVLREAVPLLPALKPALVRDIDCDVMGAGQGADAQRPSQVLHEDTVARMQPGPHGGAGPTTAYPFFADAPDLPFVLRKRVLHKGAGIGLHPQHKDEIYYIVSGQGSYVLDGKQYDVRAGHALLTRPGSTHALQQVGDEDLVVLLAYPRN; encoded by the coding sequence ATGCGCACCCTGTTGCTGTTGTTGTTGCTGCTGACATGCACCGCCGTGCAGGCGGCCCCGGTACGCGTGTTCATTGCCGGCGATTCCACCGCTGCCGAGTACGGGTCCGAGCGTGCACCGCAGGCGGGCTGGGGCCAGGCGCTGCAGAGCTACCTGGACCCGGCACGCTTCGAGGTACACAACCATGCCAAGGGCGGGCGCAGCACGCGCAGCTTCATCGACGAAGGGCGCCTGGAGGCGATCGCCAGCGAGATTCGCCGCGGTGACGTGCTGCTGATCCAGTTCGGCCACAACGATGCGAAGTTCGAGGACCGCACGCGCTACACCGATCCTGACAGCGACTATCCGCGCCTGCTGATGCGTTTCGTGCAGGTGGCGCGCGACAAGGGCGCCACGCCGGTGCTGGTGACCCCGGTGGCACGGCTGCTGTACGACTTCGGTTCACTGCTGGACACGCACGCGCGCTACACGCGGGCGATGCAGCAGCTGGCGGCGCGGGAGCACGTCGCGCTGATTGAACTCAACGACCGCAGCACGCGCTGGATCCGCGCGCTGGGCGAGCAGGGTGCACGGCCATACTTCCTGTTCGTGCCCGAGCAGAACAAGGCCGACGGCACGCATTTCAGCGTGGCCGGTGCCAATGCGGTGGCCTGCCTGGTGCTGCGCGAGGCGGTGCCGCTGCTGCCCGCGCTGAAACCGGCGCTGGTGCGTGACATCGACTGCGACGTGATGGGCGCAGGGCAGGGCGCCGATGCGCAGCGGCCCTCGCAGGTGCTGCATGAAGACACGGTTGCACGCATGCAGCCCGGCCCGCATGGCGGTGCCGGGCCGACCACCGCGTATCCGTTCTTCGCCGATGCTCCGGACCTGCCGTTCGTGCTGCGCAAGCGCGTGCTGCACAAGGGCGCCGGCATCGGCCTGCACCCGCAGCACAAGGATGAGATCTACTACATCGTCAGCGGGCAGGGCAGCTACGTGCTGGACGGAAAACAGTACGACGTGCGTGCGGGCCATGCGCTGCTGACCCGCCCCGGCAGCACGCACGCGCTGCAGCAGGTGGGCGACGAGGATCTGGTGGTGTTGTTGGCGTACCCGCGCAACTGA
- a CDS encoding DMP19 family protein — MTDAFASLRVTDVAFNDDFILLTLADGRRTRQPLRWAPALFEATPEQRAQWVATANGLGVNWPALLAPREHGVVDIPNQVWDDRYEAALARLKAAAWSLDALCDEDQQLVALWRMEADINNGGFMQFLCNWGDPTCQLALRALQAMGAVQTHAILAGMRGLLDRLEDDPAIKELTDLYGAMTEQEQAALHAFDEAYFERPEDLARLGLAHFGPEPVEQR; from the coding sequence ATGACTGATGCATTTGCTTCGCTGCGCGTAACCGACGTCGCCTTCAACGACGACTTCATCCTGTTGACCCTGGCCGATGGCCGCCGCACGCGCCAGCCGCTGCGCTGGGCACCTGCGCTGTTCGAGGCCACACCCGAACAGCGCGCGCAGTGGGTTGCCACGGCCAACGGCCTTGGCGTGAACTGGCCTGCGCTGCTGGCGCCGCGCGAGCACGGCGTGGTCGATATCCCCAACCAGGTCTGGGACGACCGCTACGAGGCGGCGCTGGCGCGCCTGAAGGCTGCGGCCTGGTCGCTGGATGCGCTGTGCGATGAAGACCAGCAGCTGGTGGCGCTGTGGCGCATGGAAGCGGACATCAACAACGGCGGCTTCATGCAGTTCCTGTGCAACTGGGGTGACCCGACCTGCCAGTTGGCGCTGCGGGCGCTGCAGGCGATGGGCGCGGTGCAGACCCACGCGATCCTGGCCGGCATGCGCGGGCTGCTGGACCGGCTGGAAGATGACCCGGCAATCAAGGAACTGACCGACCTGTACGGCGCAATGACCGAACAGGAGCAGGCCGCCCTGCACGCCTTTGACGAAGCCTATTTCGAGCGCCCGGAAGATCTGGCCCGGCTGGGGCTGGCGCACTTCGGCCCGGAGCCGGTTGAACAACGATGA
- the phhA gene encoding phenylalanine 4-monooxygenase produces the protein MDLAPPRRVEHQQTDKGYVPVYTTALVEQPWDTYSADDHATWSTLYQRQRELLVGRACQEFLDAQDEMGMNAHMIPRFDQLNEVLGAATGWTLVGVEGLLPELDFFDHLANRRFPVTWWIRRPDQIDYIAEPDLFHDLFGHVPLLMNPVFADYMEAYGRGGVKAHAIGPDALQNLTRLYWYTVEFGLIDTPDGLRIYGAGIVSSKGESLYSLESAAPNRIGFDLQRIMRTKYRIDTFQKTYFVIDSFEQLMQATSPDFTPIYAALADQEHLPAGDVQADDHVFQAGTGEGWADGGDV, from the coding sequence ATGGACCTCGCCCCGCCCCGCCGCGTCGAACACCAGCAGACCGACAAGGGCTACGTGCCGGTGTACACCACCGCGCTCGTCGAGCAGCCGTGGGACACCTATAGCGCCGACGACCATGCCACCTGGAGCACCCTGTACCAGCGCCAGCGCGAACTGCTGGTCGGCCGCGCCTGCCAGGAATTCCTGGATGCGCAGGACGAGATGGGCATGAACGCGCACATGATCCCGCGCTTCGACCAGCTCAACGAAGTGCTGGGCGCGGCCACCGGCTGGACCCTGGTCGGCGTGGAAGGCCTGCTGCCGGAGCTGGACTTCTTCGACCACCTGGCCAACCGCCGCTTCCCGGTGACGTGGTGGATCCGCCGCCCCGACCAGATCGACTACATCGCCGAACCGGACCTGTTCCACGACCTGTTCGGGCATGTGCCGCTGCTGATGAATCCGGTGTTTGCCGACTACATGGAGGCCTACGGCCGCGGCGGCGTCAAAGCCCACGCGATCGGCCCGGACGCGCTGCAGAACCTCACGCGCCTGTACTGGTACACGGTGGAATTCGGCCTGATCGACACGCCCGACGGCCTGCGCATCTACGGCGCCGGCATCGTCTCGTCCAAGGGCGAATCGCTGTACTCGCTGGAATCGGCCGCGCCCAACCGCATCGGCTTCGACCTGCAGCGGATCATGCGCACGAAGTACCGCATCGACACCTTCCAGAAAACCTACTTCGTCATCGACAGCTTCGAGCAGCTGATGCAGGCGACCTCGCCGGACTTCACTCCGATCTACGCCGCTCTGGCCGACCAGGAGCACCTGCCGGCCGGTGATGTGCAGGCCGACGACCACGTGTTCCAGGCCGGCACGGGTGAAGGCTGGGCGGACGGCGGCGACGTGTGA
- a CDS encoding Lrp/AsnC family transcriptional regulator, translated as MAGEVQFDRTDIRLLAEIQRDGRATNAELATRVNLSPSACLRRLQRLESEGVIVGYGARLEPRRLGLGLQAFVRVQLEKHDQAAIGHFVDSVQAWDEVVACHALTGDMDYLLHVYVRDLEHFSRFLLDRLLNAGGVADANSSFVLRTVKGFQALPLSQLE; from the coding sequence ATGGCCGGAGAAGTCCAGTTCGATCGCACGGATATACGCCTGCTGGCTGAAATCCAGCGCGATGGTCGCGCCACCAACGCCGAGCTGGCGACACGGGTGAACCTGTCGCCGTCGGCGTGCCTGCGTCGTCTGCAGCGGCTGGAAAGCGAAGGCGTGATTGTCGGCTACGGCGCGCGGCTGGAGCCACGCCGGCTCGGCCTCGGCCTGCAGGCGTTCGTGCGCGTGCAGCTGGAGAAGCACGACCAGGCCGCGATCGGGCACTTCGTCGACAGCGTGCAGGCGTGGGATGAAGTGGTGGCCTGCCACGCCCTGACCGGCGACATGGACTACCTGCTGCACGTGTACGTGCGCGACCTGGAGCACTTCTCGCGTTTCCTGCTCGACCGGCTGCTCAATGCCGGCGGCGTGGCAGACGCCAATTCCAGCTTCGTGCTGCGTACGGTGAAGGGGTTCCAGGCGTTGCCGCTGTCGCAACTGGAATGA
- a CDS encoding patatin-like phospholipase family protein, whose translation MSLFRPRVLLSVALLGLLAGCGGEEVRPTPPPAQAVVPQAKPVKIGIALGGGAAKGFAHIGVIKMLEANGFEPVVVSGTSAGSVVGALYASGMDAFQMQSRAVALDEASIRDVRLFSGGLVQGQKLQDYVNEQVANRPAERLKKPFAAVATQLETGERAIFVRGNVGQAVRASSSIPGVFEPVKIGGRNYIDGGVVSPVPVDAARQLGAEFVIAVDISSKASGKAPTGMLGIVNQSISIMGQRLGEQELARADIVIRPKVLDIGAADFSQRGTAILEGEKAAMAAMPQIRARIMQLQKARAAALAPAPVAAPKCDEPSRLGKLMGRKEKC comes from the coding sequence ATGAGTCTGTTCCGCCCCCGTGTGCTGCTGTCTGTCGCCCTGCTCGGCCTGCTGGCCGGCTGCGGTGGCGAGGAAGTCCGCCCCACGCCGCCGCCCGCACAGGCGGTGGTGCCGCAGGCCAAGCCGGTGAAGATCGGCATCGCCCTCGGCGGTGGCGCGGCCAAGGGCTTTGCCCACATCGGTGTGATCAAGATGCTCGAGGCCAATGGCTTCGAGCCGGTGGTGGTCTCCGGCACCAGTGCCGGCAGCGTGGTCGGCGCGCTGTATGCCAGCGGCATGGATGCCTTCCAGATGCAGAGCAGGGCCGTGGCCCTGGATGAAGCCAGCATCCGCGACGTGCGGCTGTTCTCCGGCGGCCTGGTGCAGGGCCAGAAGCTGCAGGACTACGTCAACGAACAGGTGGCCAACCGGCCGGCCGAACGGCTGAAGAAGCCGTTCGCCGCCGTTGCCACCCAGCTGGAAACCGGCGAGCGCGCGATCTTCGTGCGCGGCAACGTCGGCCAGGCGGTGCGCGCGTCCAGCAGCATTCCCGGGGTGTTCGAGCCGGTGAAGATCGGTGGCCGCAACTACATCGACGGCGGCGTGGTCAGCCCGGTGCCGGTGGACGCCGCGCGCCAGCTCGGGGCCGAGTTCGTGATCGCCGTGGACATCTCCAGCAAGGCCAGTGGCAAGGCGCCGACCGGCATGCTGGGCATCGTCAACCAGTCGATCTCGATCATGGGCCAGCGCCTGGGCGAACAGGAACTGGCCCGTGCCGACATCGTGATCCGACCGAAGGTGCTGGACATCGGCGCCGCCGATTTCAGCCAGCGCGGTACGGCGATCCTGGAAGGCGAGAAGGCCGCGATGGCGGCGATGCCGCAGATCCGCGCCAGGATCATGCAGCTGCAGAAGGCCCGTGCCGCCGCCTTGGCACCGGCACCGGTGGCGGCGCCGAAGTGCGACGAACCTTCGCGCCTGGGCAAGCTGATGGGCCGCAAGGAAAAGTGCTGA
- a CDS encoding TIGR00266 family protein encodes MTQWYFHAPARAERVGPLEDEAARAFAQAHPQALAWSQGMNGWTPVAEVAALHRPAAAPPGPPPVTAPGPSAPAVTAPGQRSRGGADRIDFRIVGHEMQFVEIELDAGEGAVAEAGALMFKDASVQMETVFGGGARGGPGSGLMDKVMAAGKRVLTGESLFATVYTQTGAGRGKVAFAAPYPGTVLAMKLDQHGGRLVCQKDSFLAGARGVQIGVQFQRRIMTGLFGGEGFIMQKLEGDGWVFIHAGGCVVERELAAGERLDVDTGCIVAYHPSVDMDVRRIKGIKSMLFGGEGVFLATLTGPGKVWLQSLPFSRLAGRMWMAAPQGGGKRRGESSLLG; translated from the coding sequence ATGACCCAGTGGTACTTCCATGCCCCGGCCCGGGCCGAGCGCGTCGGCCCGCTTGAGGACGAGGCTGCGCGCGCCTTCGCGCAGGCCCATCCGCAGGCGTTGGCCTGGTCCCAGGGCATGAACGGCTGGACCCCGGTGGCCGAGGTGGCCGCCCTGCACCGGCCGGCAGCCGCGCCTCCCGGTCCGCCGCCGGTCACCGCGCCGGGCCCGTCGGCGCCCGCGGTCACCGCCCCCGGACAGCGCTCGCGCGGCGGCGCCGACCGCATCGACTTCCGCATCGTCGGCCATGAAATGCAGTTCGTGGAAATCGAGCTGGATGCCGGTGAAGGTGCCGTCGCCGAGGCCGGCGCGCTGATGTTCAAGGACGCCTCGGTGCAGATGGAGACCGTCTTCGGCGGCGGCGCGCGCGGCGGCCCGGGCAGCGGCCTCATGGACAAGGTGATGGCGGCCGGCAAGCGCGTGCTGACCGGCGAAAGCCTGTTCGCCACGGTCTACACCCAGACCGGCGCCGGACGCGGCAAGGTCGCCTTCGCCGCGCCCTACCCCGGCACCGTGCTGGCCATGAAGCTGGACCAGCATGGCGGCCGCCTGGTGTGCCAGAAGGACAGCTTCCTGGCCGGTGCGCGCGGGGTGCAGATCGGCGTGCAGTTCCAGCGCAGGATCATGACCGGCCTGTTCGGCGGCGAGGGCTTCATCATGCAGAAGCTGGAGGGCGATGGCTGGGTGTTCATCCATGCCGGCGGCTGTGTGGTCGAGCGCGAGCTGGCCGCCGGCGAGCGCCTGGACGTGGACACCGGCTGCATCGTGGCCTACCACCCGAGCGTGGACATGGACGTGCGCCGGATCAAGGGCATCAAGAGCATGCTGTTCGGCGGCGAAGGCGTGTTCCTGGCGACGCTGACCGGGCCGGGCAAGGTCTGGCTGCAGTCGCTGCCGTTCTCGCGCCTGGCCGGGCGCATGTGGATGGCGGCCCCGCAGGGCGGTGGCAAGCGCCGCGGCGAAAGTTCGCTGCTGGGCTGA